From Terriglobales bacterium, a single genomic window includes:
- a CDS encoding sorbosone dehydrogenase family protein, with translation MAVFALSTLLLYSQNGKQVTFSDFSEQAPGVVHKITVPDLPDPYASKSVDNGPDLIPRPKDAWPQAPAGFNVDLYATGLHNPRLMRTAPNGDLFVAESDEGDVKVFRGIGKDGKPERTEVFATGLRKPFGINFYPPGPSPQWVYIGNTDSVVRFPYKNGDMKAAGREQKIADLPGGGHLRGGGHWTRDIVFSPDGKKMFVSVGSHSNVDDTDNNPVEFHRADVLEFNPDGSGLRVYAWGIRNCVGEAIHPKTGELWCSVNERDEIGDNLPPDYITHVQEGGFYGWPWYYIGGHQDPRHKGKHPELKDKVIVPDVLVQPHIASLEMLFYEGKQFPPEYRGDIFAAEHGSWNKHRRAGYEVLRVPMHQTGRAQDEYEDFLTGFVTKDGQVWGRPVGVSVGQDGSLFVSDDGTNSIWRVSYTGK, from the coding sequence ATGGCAGTCTTCGCGCTATCTACTCTCTTGCTTTACTCCCAAAACGGGAAGCAGGTCACGTTTAGCGACTTCAGTGAACAAGCGCCGGGCGTAGTTCACAAGATCACGGTCCCTGACCTTCCAGACCCGTACGCGAGTAAGTCAGTCGACAACGGCCCTGATTTAATCCCGCGTCCAAAAGACGCCTGGCCGCAAGCGCCTGCAGGGTTCAACGTCGATCTCTACGCTACTGGCCTGCACAATCCACGGCTCATGCGCACCGCACCGAACGGCGATCTATTTGTTGCCGAGAGCGACGAAGGTGACGTGAAAGTGTTTCGCGGCATCGGCAAAGACGGCAAGCCGGAGCGGACGGAAGTGTTTGCCACGGGACTGCGCAAACCGTTCGGCATCAACTTCTATCCGCCCGGACCGAGTCCGCAGTGGGTGTACATCGGGAACACCGATTCCGTCGTTCGATTTCCCTATAAGAATGGCGATATGAAAGCGGCTGGTCGGGAGCAGAAGATTGCCGATCTTCCCGGCGGTGGGCATCTGCGCGGCGGCGGACACTGGACGCGCGACATCGTCTTCTCGCCTGACGGAAAGAAGATGTTCGTCTCCGTCGGCTCGCACTCTAACGTCGACGACACCGACAACAATCCTGTCGAGTTCCATCGCGCCGACGTTCTCGAATTCAATCCCGATGGCAGTGGCCTCCGCGTTTATGCTTGGGGCATTCGCAATTGTGTTGGCGAAGCGATCCATCCCAAAACGGGAGAGCTCTGGTGCTCGGTAAACGAGCGCGATGAGATCGGCGATAACCTCCCGCCCGACTACATCACGCACGTGCAGGAAGGCGGATTCTATGGCTGGCCGTGGTACTACATCGGCGGACACCAAGATCCACGACACAAAGGCAAGCATCCGGAGTTGAAAGACAAAGTCATCGTGCCTGACGTGCTGGTGCAGCCGCACATCGCATCGCTGGAAATGCTCTTCTACGAAGGCAAGCAGTTCCCTCCTGAGTATCGCGGCGACATCTTCGCCGCCGAACACGGGTCATGGAACAAGCATCGTCGTGCCGGATACGAAGTGTTGCGTGTTCCCATGCATCAAACCGGGCGGGCGCAGGATGAATATGAAGATTTCCTCACCGGTTTCGTGACCAAAGACGGCCAAGTCTGGGGACGTC